ACCGGGATTCGAAAAAGTAATATGGCGCAACAACTCAGCTTTGACCTGCCCGCCAAAACGGCTTTGGGCCGGGACGACTTTTTTGTCGCCCCGTCGAATGCCATGGCTGTGGCGCTGCTGGATCCGGGGTTTTCATGGCCCAGTGGCAAACTGGTTCTGACCGGTCCTGCCGGATCGGGAAAGACGCATCTGGCCCATGTCTGGGCCAGCCAGTCCGGCGCCCGGATCGTATCGGCGGCAGATCTGACCGAGGCGATGGTGCCCGAGCTGGCAACCGCGCCCGTGGTCCTGGAGGACGTGCCGCAGATCGCCTCTGACAAATCCGCCCAGGAGGCCCTGTTTCACCTGCACAACTTGGTGCTGGCGAACGGGTTTGCCCTGATGATGACGGGGCGCGCGGCACCCAACCTTTGGGGGCTGAGCCTGCCGGACCTGCAAAGCCGTGTTCAGGCCGCCACACATGCCGAGCTGCAGCCGCCGGACGATGCCTTGTTGGCTGTGGTTCTGGCGAAGCTCTTCAATGACCGCCAGATCACCCCGAAACCCGACGTGATCCCCTATCTTGTGGCCCATATGGATCGTTCGTTTGCTGCGGCAGCCCGGATCGTCGAACAACTAGACCGGCTGTCGCTGGCGGAAAAACGCAACCTGTCGCGCCCCCTGGCGGTGCGGCTGATGTCCGAAGACCGCAGTGTTGCGGGCGAAACCCGGATTGCCGGGACCGGCGGTTGACCCCGGCCCCACCCTAAACCATCCTAGATTCGAGACCCAAGACGGAGCGCCGACACCCGTGACCGAGGATCCTGCCACCCCCGACGCCACCGCCGACTGGGGGCCCTTTGGCCGCCCGCTGTTCGATGATCCCGATTCAAGGGCGCTGTCCCGGGTCGGGGTGGTGGATGTCGGATCAAACTCCGTGCGTCTGGTCGTCTTTGACGGCGCGGCCCGCAGCCCGGCCTATTTCTACAACGAGAAGATCATGTGCGCCCTGGGGGCTGGCCTCTCGGAAACCGGGCGCCTGAACCCCGAGGGACGCAAACGCGCGCTGGCCGCGCTGCGCCGGTTCCAACACCTTGCCGATGGGATGGGGTTGCCACCCCTGTCGGTGGTCGCCACAGCTGCCGTGCGCGATGCCGAGGATGGCCCGGAGTTCTGCGCCGATGTGCTTCGCGAAACCGGGCTAAAGATCTGGGTGATCGACGGTCAGCAAGAAGCGCGCCTGTCCGCACAGGGCGTGTTGTTGGGCTGGCCCGGCTCTTATGGCCTGGTCTGCGATATCGGCGGCTCCTCGATGGAGCTGGCGGAAATCCACGACGGCGAGGTCGGCAAACGCGTCACCTCCTCTCTTGGCCCGCTGAAACTGCGGGACATCAAGGGCGGGCGCCGGGGGCGCAAGGCTCATATCGCCGAGGTCATGGCGGAACTGCGCGAGGAAATGGGCAAGCAGACCGACCGTCTGTTCCTGGTCGGCGGCAGCTGGCGCGCCATCGCCCGCATCGACATGGCCCGGCGCGGGTATCCGCTGAAGGTTCTGCACGAATACCGGATGAGCGCCAAGGACGTGCGCGCCACCCTGAAATACATCGAGAAACGCGACATCGAAGAGTTGCGCGCCGAAACCGGCATCTCCAACGCGCGGATGTCCTTGGTGCCCTATGCGATCGACGTGCTGTCCCGACTGGTCAAGACCTTCAAGCCCAAGGATATCGCCGTATCAAGCTATGGCATCCGCGAAGGGCTGCTCT
This genomic stretch from Phaeobacter gallaeciensis harbors:
- a CDS encoding HdaA/DnaA family protein; its protein translation is MAQQLSFDLPAKTALGRDDFFVAPSNAMAVALLDPGFSWPSGKLVLTGPAGSGKTHLAHVWASQSGARIVSAADLTEAMVPELATAPVVLEDVPQIASDKSAQEALFHLHNLVLANGFALMMTGRAAPNLWGLSLPDLQSRVQAATHAELQPPDDALLAVVLAKLFNDRQITPKPDVIPYLVAHMDRSFAAAARIVEQLDRLSLAEKRNLSRPLAVRLMSEDRSVAGETRIAGTGG
- a CDS encoding Ppx/GppA family phosphatase; its protein translation is MTEDPATPDATADWGPFGRPLFDDPDSRALSRVGVVDVGSNSVRLVVFDGAARSPAYFYNEKIMCALGAGLSETGRLNPEGRKRALAALRRFQHLADGMGLPPLSVVATAAVRDAEDGPEFCADVLRETGLKIWVIDGQQEARLSAQGVLLGWPGSYGLVCDIGGSSMELAEIHDGEVGKRVTSSLGPLKLRDIKGGRRGRKAHIAEVMAELREEMGKQTDRLFLVGGSWRAIARIDMARRGYPLKVLHEYRMSAKDVRATLKYIEKRDIEELRAETGISNARMSLVPYAIDVLSRLVKTFKPKDIAVSSYGIREGLLYEQMPQRLRERDPLVEASRFAEAKDARIPGFGKTLYDFVIPLFSNGPHTKKRLIKAASLLHDVSWRAHPDYRAEVCFDNATRANLGGLKHSERVFLGLALLHRYRNKRQGTAFEYLYDLLDEKGQKEAEILGKAMRFGAMLMVSENGDIGKLKWQPRKKHLTLELPKASEALYGEVAEARLKSLCDTLEAELTVKIVG